One part of the Desulfonema ishimotonii genome encodes these proteins:
- the tyrS gene encoding tyrosine--tRNA ligase, which translates to MANVVDTLQERGFIEKTTHDQELREYLADGSRSCYIGFDPTASSLHVGSLVPIMALAQMQRHGHRPIALVGGGTGLVGDPSGKTEMRQMLTPEAVDENVQGIKAQLSKFIDFSGEKALMLNNAEWLTKLSYISLLRDIGRHFSVNRMIKAESYRMRLESEEGLSFIEFNYMILQAYDFLELFSQYGCGLQMGGSDQWGNIVAGIDLIRRKNQKTAFGITFPLITTSSGIKMGKTHKGAVWLSAERTSAYDYYQFWINTDDRDVPRFLALFTFLPINEIELTKGLEGADLNLAKAVLAFEATLLAHGKDEALKAYDAAKSMFGAKKIPEEMLPSSTIPRDSVEIENTSVPTSCIDESQFSEGIPAFKIFHMTGLANSSGAARRLIAQGGAYINGKRLESFDYLVTLGDFEGAELLLRAGKKRYHKVKLEAS; encoded by the coding sequence ATGGCGAATGTGGTTGATACGCTTCAGGAACGTGGGTTTATAGAAAAAACAACACATGATCAGGAGTTACGGGAGTATCTGGCGGACGGAAGCAGATCCTGTTATATCGGTTTTGACCCTACGGCTTCAAGTCTTCATGTCGGAAGTCTGGTGCCGATTATGGCACTTGCGCAGATGCAGCGTCACGGACATCGCCCCATTGCACTGGTCGGGGGGGGAACGGGTCTTGTGGGAGATCCCAGCGGAAAAACAGAGATGCGTCAGATGCTTACCCCTGAAGCGGTAGATGAGAACGTGCAGGGGATCAAGGCTCAGTTATCTAAATTTATAGATTTTTCAGGCGAAAAAGCCCTGATGCTGAATAATGCTGAATGGCTGACGAAGCTGAGCTATATTTCGTTACTCAGAGATATAGGACGGCATTTCAGCGTAAATCGGATGATTAAAGCTGAGAGTTACAGAATGCGCCTCGAATCCGAGGAGGGGCTCAGTTTTATTGAGTTTAATTATATGATCTTGCAGGCATATGATTTTTTAGAGCTTTTCAGCCAATACGGATGCGGATTGCAGATGGGCGGAAGCGATCAGTGGGGAAATATCGTTGCAGGCATTGACCTCATCCGCAGGAAAAATCAGAAAACAGCATTCGGCATTACCTTTCCGCTGATTACAACAAGCAGCGGCATTAAGATGGGGAAAACCCACAAGGGCGCGGTATGGTTATCTGCTGAAAGGACATCCGCCTATGACTATTATCAGTTCTGGATCAATACAGATGACAGGGATGTGCCTCGTTTTTTAGCGCTTTTTACCTTTTTGCCCATAAATGAAATTGAACTGACAAAAGGTCTGGAAGGGGCAGATCTGAATTTGGCAAAGGCTGTTCTTGCTTTTGAAGCCACCTTGCTGGCACATGGTAAGGACGAGGCTCTGAAGGCGTATGATGCTGCCAAAAGCATGTTCGGCGCGAAGAAGATACCCGAAGAAATGTTGCCCTCCAGCACAATACCAAGAGACAGCGTTGAAATCGAAAATACTTCGGTGCCCACATCCTGTATTGACGAATCCCAGTTTTCAGAGGGTATTCCGGCATTTAAAATTTTTCATATGACAGGTCTTGCGAATTCAAGCGGAGCCGCAAGGCGTCTGATAGCCCAGGGCGGTGCATATATTAATGGTAAGCGTTTGGAGTCATTTGATTATTTGGTGACGCTTGGCGATTTTGAGGGGGCGGAATTATTGCTGAGAGCTGGAAAAAAACGGTACCATAAGGTTAAACTGGAAGCGTCATAA